A genomic stretch from Prochlorococcus marinus str. MIT 9312 includes:
- a CDS encoding shikimate kinase — protein MEQSIIEKTVKVIKGRSIFLIGMMGCGKSQTGLKLAELLKYKYIDLDSLIEKLAKKSINQIFNDEGEDNFRELETSCLKETIKIPSLVISTGGGIVTKSENWGILRQGIIAWIDLDKDIAIERLKNEIENRPLLQGKNLNDLYMSILKSRENLYSQADLRIQVKNENIEEVAIKIINAMHKEINN, from the coding sequence ATGGAACAATCCATTATCGAAAAAACAGTTAAGGTTATCAAGGGTAGAAGCATATTTTTAATCGGTATGATGGGTTGTGGTAAGTCACAAACTGGTTTGAAACTGGCTGAATTATTGAAGTATAAATACATTGATTTAGATTCATTAATAGAGAAGTTGGCCAAAAAATCTATCAATCAAATTTTTAACGATGAAGGAGAAGATAATTTTCGTGAATTAGAAACAAGCTGCCTTAAAGAAACTATCAAAATTCCTTCATTAGTAATATCAACTGGTGGAGGGATAGTTACTAAATCCGAAAACTGGGGAATATTAAGACAGGGAATAATTGCTTGGATAGATCTCGACAAAGATATCGCAATTGAGAGATTGAAAAATGAAATTGAAAACAGGCCATTACTTCAGGGAAAGAATCTAAATGATTTATATATGAGTATTTTAAAATCCAGAGAAAATTTATATTCTCAAGCCGATTTAAGAATTCAAGTAAAAAATGAAAATATTGAAGAAGTTGCTATAAAAATAATCAATGCGATGCATAAAGAAATAAATAATTAA
- a CDS encoding chlororespiratory reduction protein 7: protein MSNPLIRASDHYVLLEPDSKEKIVSKQEAILWLKNWLSKTETQTIYQNIEDPDQEFFEELLESTYELEIKLGYVIKWFAVRIEPD from the coding sequence ATGTCAAATCCACTAATAAGAGCATCAGATCATTATGTATTATTAGAGCCAGATTCAAAAGAAAAAATAGTATCAAAGCAAGAAGCAATTTTATGGTTAAAGAATTGGCTTAGTAAGACTGAGACACAAACAATATATCAAAATATAGAAGATCCTGATCAGGAATTTTTTGAAGAATTATTGGAAAGCACTTATGAATTAGAAATAAAGTTAGGATACGTTATTAAATGGTTTGCGGTGAGAATTGAACCAGATTAA
- a CDS encoding DUF6816 family protein, producing MIKILLGLILCLTFQGIFLESSFALYDSNVRELLENRLNQWPEIYLPIFKLSDTSKDLTYPKWFEGSWLVTSQDIINDLEEPVIYKVNFFKNDSDLIVGNRAKNSESIGKAIFGDSLIKVVNDPQSINNQITYLKDDLYIDSRITGRNQIKDDDIFFADELVIQTAHKPGASRINQVETISKFQKCSEEILEVNNSNKPAICGVQYVASYGSKVGDPSVHAIKTNKYKLTFEFIES from the coding sequence ATGATTAAAATTCTTCTTGGATTAATTCTGTGCTTGACTTTTCAAGGAATTTTTTTAGAAAGTTCTTTTGCTTTATATGATTCTAACGTACGAGAGTTGTTGGAAAATCGGTTAAATCAATGGCCAGAAATATATTTACCAATTTTTAAATTATCAGATACTTCTAAAGATTTAACTTATCCAAAATGGTTTGAGGGAAGTTGGCTTGTTACCTCTCAAGATATAATTAATGATTTAGAAGAGCCAGTGATTTATAAAGTGAATTTCTTTAAGAATGATTCAGATTTAATTGTTGGTAATCGTGCAAAAAATTCTGAGTCTATTGGAAAAGCAATATTTGGTGACAGCTTAATCAAGGTTGTAAATGATCCCCAATCAATTAATAATCAAATTACTTATTTAAAAGATGATTTATATATTGATTCAAGAATTACAGGGAGAAATCAGATCAAAGATGATGATATTTTTTTCGCAGATGAGCTAGTTATTCAAACAGCGCATAAACCAGGCGCTTCAAGGATAAATCAAGTCGAGACTATTAGTAAATTTCAAAAATGTTCCGAAGAAATATTGGAAGTTAATAATTCAAATAAACCAGCAATTTGCGGAGTGCAATATGTTGCTTCTTATGGTTCAAAAGTTGGTGATCCTTCAGTCCATGCTATAAAAACAAATAAATATAAATTGACTTTTGAATTTATTGAGAGTTAG